CTAGGCTCATGGTCGGCATGCTGACCGGCATAGGCTTCATAGGCGCCGGCATTATATACAAGGGGCCGCAAGGCGACATAAAGGGGATAACGACCGCCGCCGAAGTCTATCTTATGACGGTGCTCGGCATAGGCGCGGGGCTCGGCCTCCTGCGCCTCACAATAATATCCGGCTTAATCGGCTATGCCGCGCTGGCCTGCTCCCAAGAGACGTTCCGCGAGATCCGCGCGAGGATGCGCTGGGAGAGGATGCGGAAGCGCAGACGAAAGTAACCGGTCTCGCAGAAAAAAGCGGGGCAAAAAAACAATCTAAACGGGAGGCAGAAAGATGAAGATAGCGGCGTTCAAAGTTGAAGAGTGGATGAATCAAAACGAGACGAAAGCGAAATATAACATCGCCGAGACCTGCGTCGACTCGGTGACGCTCGACGAGCTCTTCCGCCTGGCCGGGCGCGACAGGAGGGCGTTTTTCGACGATTTCTCCCAGCGCCGCCTGACATACGGCGAGATATTCGGCGCCGCGGCTCTGAAGGGGGAGATAGCGAAGCTTTACGCTTCCATATCGCCGGACGACGTCGTCACGACACACGGCGCTTCGGGGGCGAACCACCTCGCGCTGTATTCCCTCGTCGAGCCGGGCGACGCGGTAATCTCAGTTATGCCGACCTATCAGCAGCTGTATTCGATTCCCGAGTCCTACGGCGCGCAGCTGCGCGTGCTGAAGCTGAAGAGGGAGGAAAATTTCCAGCCGGATCTCGAACGCCTGCGCTCGCTCGTCAATAAGAGGACGAAGCTCATATGCATCAACAATCCGAACAACCCGACCGGCGCGCTGATGCCCGAAGAGACGCTGCGCGCGATAGTCGAGATCGCCCGTTCGGCGGACGCCTACGTCCTGTGCGACGAAGTCTACAGATTCCTTACTCAGGAGGAGCTCTATCAGCCTTCGATAGCGGACCTTTACGAAAAGGGGATCTCGATCGGCAGCGTGTCGAAGGTCTTCTCGCTCGCGGGGCTGCGCCTCGGCTGGATAGCGACGAGAAGCGCCGAAGCGATGCACGAAGTTCTGCTGCACCGCGACTACGACACGATAAGCTGCGGCGTGATAGATGAAGCGCTCGCCACGGTCGCGCTGCAGGCGAAGGAGGCTTTATTAGCGCGCAATAAGAGGATCGTGCGCGAAAATCTCGCGCTGCTCGACGAATGGGTCGCCAAGGAGCGGCGCTTCTCCTATGTGAAGCCTCAATGCGGCACGACGGCTCTGCTCTACTGCGAAGCCGACATTCCCTCCGAGGAATTCTGCTCGCGCCTCCTCGCCGAGACGGGCGCCTTCCTGACGCCCGGCTCGTGCTTCGACGAGGAGCACTGCTTCCGCATCGGCTACGCCTGCAATAAAGCGGAACTCGAAGCGGGGCTCGCCAAGCTCAGCGAATTCACTAAAAAGCTTTAGACGCGCCTCCG
The window above is part of the Synergistes jonesii genome. Proteins encoded here:
- a CDS encoding MgtC/SapB family protein, producing the protein MFLSEGEIIKRLLLAAFFGILFGLERRRRHKPVGARTHVLIAVAAATISMISSYGFNEASTLAVQTLNFRSDPARLMVGMLTGIGFIGAGIIYKGPQGDIKGITTAAEVYLMTVLGIGAGLGLLRLTIISGLIGYAALACSQETFREIRARMRWERMRKRRRK
- a CDS encoding aminotransferase, with product MKIAAFKVEEWMNQNETKAKYNIAETCVDSVTLDELFRLAGRDRRAFFDDFSQRRLTYGEIFGAAALKGEIAKLYASISPDDVVTTHGASGANHLALYSLVEPGDAVISVMPTYQQLYSIPESYGAQLRVLKLKREENFQPDLERLRSLVNKRTKLICINNPNNPTGALMPEETLRAIVEIARSADAYVLCDEVYRFLTQEELYQPSIADLYEKGISIGSVSKVFSLAGLRLGWIATRSAEAMHEVLLHRDYDTISCGVIDEALATVALQAKEALLARNKRIVRENLALLDEWVAKERRFSYVKPQCGTTALLYCEADIPSEEFCSRLLAETGAFLTPGSCFDEEHCFRIGYACNKAELEAGLAKLSEFTKKL